GCAGGCGCGCGCCGCGGCGGCGGCGCTGGAGGAGCTTGGCAGCGCGCGCGCTGCGCGTGCCGATCTGGAGCGGCAGGCCGACGTGCACACGGGCTGGCGCCGCGAGCTGGAAGCCGCTCGGCGCGCGCAGCACGTGGAATCGGATCGCACGCGTCTGGAGCTGGCGAACAGGCATGCCGACGCCGCTGCGGCCAGGCTCGCCGCTGCGCGTGAGCATGCCCAGCGGTCCGTCGATGAACGGCGCGACGCGCAGGAGACGCTCGCACGCGAGACGCGGCGGGCGGGCGAGCGGGCGGCCGCGGCCGAGCAGGTGCGACAGCTCGAGCAGGCGCTTGCTCAGTCCGAGCGCGTCGCGGATCTGACCGCTGCGCTGCGAAGCGCCGAGGTGGGCTTCGCCGACGCCGACGGCGCCGCCAGGCGCAGCGAGCGCGAGATCGGGTTCGCACAGGCACGGTGCGAGGTCCTGTCGCGAGAGCTCGAAGGCGTTCGCGCCGTCCGCGACCAGCTCGAACGAAGAAGAGTTGCCGCCGCCGAGGCCGCCGAGCGAGTGAAGAAGCTCCAGCAGCTCGCCGAGGCGCGCTCGCTGCTGCTGAAGCAGACGGTTGCTGTCGGCGGCGCGCAGGCCCGCTGCGAGCAGAGCGCGAAGCGTCTTGCCGACGCCGTCGCCCACGAACGGGATGTGCTGGCGGCGTGGACGGCCGGGCAGGCGGCGGTCCTGGCGCGCATGCTCGAGCCTGGCCAGCCGTGTCCCGTTTGCGGCTCCGGCGAGCATCCTCATCCGGCCGTCGCTGCCGGCGCCGTGCCGACTTCCGAAGAGTTCGACGCGGCACGCACTGCGGTCGAGGAGGCGCGCTCGGAGCAGCACGCGGCGGCCGCCGCTCTGTCGCAGGCGCGAGAGGAGGCCGGCGTTCTGCGCGAGCGACGCGATGGTTTGGAGCGCGAGCTCGGCGAGTGGGCGGAAGCGACGCTCGAGTCGGTCGCGGCCGCGCTGGAAGCCGCGCGCCGGGAGCTGGTCGAGGCCGGCAAGGCCGACGTCCGATGCCGCGCGATCGAAAAGGAGATGCGCGAGCGCCGCGAGGCGATCGAGGAAGCTCAAGCCGACCAGGCCTCGGCGCAGCAAGCCGCTGCCAACGCGAGGATCGAGCTCGAAAAGATCAAGACGCTGCTGGAGGAGCTGGCGCGCGAGCACGGCCCCGTCACCGACGTTGACGCTCTGACGCGCCAGCTCGCACAGGCGCGCAAGCGACGTGACGAGATGGAAGCGGCGTTCGAGGCCGCCAAGGAGCGCCAGACGCGCAGCGAGCAGGCGTTGCTCTCGTCGCAGCGTGCGGTTGCCGACTGCGAGGCGGAGGCGGAGAAAAGCGCGGAGGCAGCGCGCACCGCGACCGCCGATCTCGATCGGGCGCTGGCGGCGCAAGGTTTCGACAGCGCCGCCCAGGCCCTTGCCGCGCGTCGCAGTGCGGCCGCGATGCGCGAGCTCGACGAGGCGCTGTCGCGCTACGACGCCGCCGTGCATGCCTCCGCCGAGCGCCTGGCCCGCGCCGAAGCATCGGCTGCGGGCATCGCTGCTCCCGATCTGGATGCGCAGACGCAGCAGGCTGCAGCGGCCAGGAATGCGCTGGAGCAGGTCGTCGCCGAGCGCGCACGCATGGCCGAAGCGGCGCGTGCCCACCGGCAGGCGCTGGCCGCATTGACGGCGGCGCACGAGAAGGTGGTTGCGCTCGAAGCCGAGTACGCCACCGTCGGCCGCGTCTCCGACGTCGCCTCTGGCCGCAATCCCGCGGGGATCTCGCTGCTGCGCTTCGTGCTCGGCGCGCTTCTCGATGACGTTCTGGCTGCCGCCTCTCAGCGGCTGCGGCGCATGAGCCACCAGCGTTTCGCCTTGACGCGCTCGGGCGAGCGGCGCGATCGCCGCACCAGCGGCGGCCTCGACCTCGAGGTGTTCGATTCGCACACCGGCACCTGCCGTCCTGTGGCCACGTTGTCGGGCGGCGAGAGCTTTCTGGCGTCGTTGTCGCTGGCGCTGGGACTGGCTGATGTCGTGCAGGCGTACAGCGGCGGCATCCACCTGGAGACGATGTTCGTCGACGAGGGCTTCGGCACGCTCGACCCCGAAGCGCTGGATCAGGCCATGAGCGCGCTCGAAGAGCTGCAGGCCGGCGGGCGCCTGGTCGGAATCATCTCGCACGTGCCCGAGCTCAAGGAACGCGTGCAGGCGCGCCTGGAGGTCATACCTGGACCGCGCGGGAGCACGGCGCGGTTCGTCGGCTGAGGCTGAGTGATCGTTGCCCGAAACGGCATGACGGCCGGGCGCTGCACCAACCATGATCGTTGCCTTCTACGGCTTACGACGGCGCGGCAGAAAGGCACCGGCATGACGGCCGAGGCATGTCCTTTTCGTCATCGCGCTGGGTACATGGGTCCCGCGGCGGGGCGTGGCGACGCCATGCGTCGAATAGTCACGGCCGAAACTTGACTTAAAAGTCCGGTATTCCTACGGTCATCGTCATGCACATCACGGCGCAGGAAGAATACGGGCTGCGATGCCTCTTGCGGGTGGCGAAGCACGCGTCGGACGACCCGATTCGCACCCACGAGGTGGCCACGGCCGAAGGCCTCAGCCTCGAGTACGCCGCCAAGCTGATGCGCGTGCTCAAGAACGGCGGTCTCGTCGTCAGCACCCGTGGCGCGGCGGGGGGCTATCTGCTGGCGCGGCCCGCGAGCGAAATCAGCGTCTGGGACGTCCTGTCGGTGCTGGACGGCCCCCTATACGAAGAGAAGTTCTGCGCGAGCCACACGGGCTCGCAGACCGACTGCGCTCACACCACCGACTGCTCGGTGCGGGCGGTGTGGCGCAACGTCAACAACATCCTGCAGACGGCGCTGTCGGCCATCTCCCTGGCCGACCTTCGCCGCGACGAGCGCTCGACTGTTGCATGGCTGACGCGCGAGCTTGCCGGCGCCGGTCGGGCGGAATCGTCGTCGGCACCGGCTGTCGGCAACGGCTCGGGCTCCGTCTCCGAGCGTGAGAGGCTGGCATGAGCGGCACCACCGGACCCGACGCTCGCGAGCTCGTCGAGAGCGGCGAGTACAAGTGGGGCTTCATCACCGACATCGAAAGCGATGTGGCACCGCCGGGCATCAACGAAGAGATCATCCGCTTCATCTCGGCCAAGAAGAACGAGCCCGAATTCATGCTCGAGTGGCGGCTGAAGGCATTCCGCGCGTGGTCGAAGATGGCGCAGGCGCAGGGCGAGCCGAAGTGGGCGCACGTCCGCTTCGCCCCCATCGACTATCAGGGCATCAGCTACTACGCCGCACCCAAGCAGAAGCCGAAGCTCTCGAGCATGGACGAGGTGGATCCGGAGCTGCTCGATACGTTCGAGAAGCTCGGGATTCCGCTCGAGGAGCGCAAGCTGCTGGCGGGCGTGGCGGTCGACGCCGTGTTCGACAGCGTCTCGGTCGCGACCACGTTCAAGGACACCCTGGCCAAGGCCGGCGTGATCTTCGGCTCGTTCACCGAGGCGGTGCAGAACCATCCCGAGCTGGTGCGGAAGTATCTGGGCTCGGTGGTTCCGATCACGGACAACTTCTACGCCGCGCTCAATTCGGCGGTCTTCACCGACGGCAGCTTCTGTTACGTGCCCAAGGGCGTGAAGTGCCCGATGGAGCTGTCGACGTACTTCCGCATCAACGCCGCCAACACCGGACAGTTCGAGCGCACGCTCATCGTCGCGGACGAAGGCGCCTCGGTGAGCTATCTCGAGGGCTGCACGGCGCCGATGCGCGACGAGAACCAGCTCCACGCGGCGGTCGTCGAGCTGGTCGCGCTCGACCGCGCCGAAATCAAGTACTCGACGGTCCAGAACTGGTACCCGGGCGACAAGCAGGGCAAGGGCGGTATCTACAACTTCGTGACCAAGCGCGGCAAGTGCGCGGGCGCGTATTCGAAGATCTCGTGGACGCAGGTCGAGACCGGCTCGGCCATCACCTGGAAGTATCCAAGCTGCATCCTGCAGGGCGATCACTCGGTGGGCGAGTTCTACTCGGTGGCGGTGACGAACAACTACCAGCAGGCCGACACCGGCACCAAGATGGTGCACATCGGCAAGGATACGAAGAGCACGATCATCTCCAAGGGCATCAGCGCCGGCCACGGGCAGAACAGTTATCGCGGCCTGGTGCAGGTAGGCCCGAACGCCGACCGCGCGCGCAACTATTCGCAGTGCGACTCGCTGCTGCTCGGCGACAAGTGCGGCGCCCACACGTTTCCTTATATCGACGTGCGCAACTCGACCGCGCAGGTCGAGCACGAGGCGTCCACCTCCAAGATCGGCGAGGACCAGCTCTTCTACTGCCAGCAGCGCGGCCTTTCGGAAGAGGACGCGGTCTCGCTGATCGTCAACGGCTTCTGCAAGCAGGTCTTTCGCGAGCTGCCGATGGAGTTCGCGGTGGAGGCACAAAAGCTCCTCGGCGTCACGCTGGAAGGAGCGGTGGGATGAGCATGCTCGAGATCGACAACCTTCACGCCGAGGTGGAGGACAAGAAGATCCTCAACGGCCTGTCGCTCTCCGTCGGGGCCGGCGAGGTGCACGCGGTGATGGGGCCCAACGGCTCGGGCAAGAGCACGCTGGCCCAGCTTCTGGCCGGCCGCGAGATCTACACGGTCACCGAGGGCAGCGTGACCTTCGATGGCAAGAACCTGCTCGAGATGGAGCCGTACGTTCGTGCGCGCGAGGGAATCTTCCTGTCGTTCCAGTACCCGCTCGAGCTTCCGGGCATCGCCAACTCCTACTTCCTCAAGGCGGCGGTCAATGCGGTGCGCAAGCACCGCGGACAGGACGAGCTGGACGCGGTCGACTTCCTGATGGCCGCTCGCGCCAAGATGAAGCTGGTCGGCCTGGACGAGGCGTTCCTGCATCGCGCCGTCAACGAAGGCTTCTCCGGAGGCGAGAAGAAGCGCAACGAGATCTTCCAGATGGCCATGCTCGAGCCGCGCCTGGCCATTCTCGACGAGACCGATTCGGGGCTCGACGTCGATTCGCTTCGCACGGTGGCCCAGGGCGTGAACAGCCTGCGCGCGCCGGACCGCGCCATCATCGTCATCACGCACTATCAGCGGCTGCTCGACTATATCGTGCCCGACCGCACGCACGTGCTTTCGGGCGGGCGGATCGTCCGCTCCGGCGGCCCCGAGCTGGCGCGCGAGGTCGAGGAGCGCGGCTACAAGACGATCGCCGAGCAGGCGCAGGCGTAAGGAACGAGGCGAGTGAGCACGGCTGGCGACATCACCGGGCAGTTCGAGCGCGTGCGCGCGAGGCTGTCGGGACGCGGCGCCGGGTGGCTGGACGCGCTGCGCACGCGCGGGCTCGCCCGCCTCGCCGAAGCCGGCTTTCCCACGGTCAAGCACGAGGACTGGAAGTACACGAACGTCTCGCCGGTGCTGCGCGACTCGCTGCGGCCGGTCCTGGCCGATGAGGTGAGGATCGAGGAGGCGGAGGTCGCGGCGGTGCTGGGTGGCGTTGCCGGCCTCGACGGCGACTCGCCGCTGCTGGTGTTCGTCGATGGCCATTATCGCGCCGCCTCGTCGCGGCACGGCAGGCTGCCGCGCGGGCTTCGCGTCAGCAGCCTGCGCGAGCGCCTCGAGCGTGAGCCGGCCACGCTCGAACCGTGGCTGGGCAAGTACCTGCCGGTGGAAGCGCACGGCTTCGCAGCCATGAACACCGCTTTTCTCGACGATGGCGCAGTGATCGAGATCGACGAAGGCGCGATCATCGAGACGCCGGTCCACGTGGTGTTCCATTCGACGTCGCGCGCCGAACCGTTCGTCACGCATCCTCGCAACGTCATCGTGGCCGGCCCCGGCAGCTCGGCGCTGATCGTCGAGCACTACGTCGGCACCGCCGGCGCGCGCTACCTTACAAACGCGGCAACCGAGATCGCCGTCGGCAGGAGCGCGGCGCTCGGCCACGTGCGCGTGCAGCGCGAGCCGGAGAGCGCCTACCACGTCGGCCGCGTGCAGGTGGACCAGGAGGCCGGCAGCTCGTTTTCCTCGCACAGCTTCGGGATCGGCGCCGCGCTCTCGCGCGTCGAGCTTCCCGTGCGGCTCGGCGGCGATCACGCCGAGTGCACGCTGTCGGGACTGTGGGCGCTGCATGGCGCGCAGCACGCCGACCATCACATCCAGATCGACCACGCCTGTCCGTGCACGCGCAGCCGCCAGCTCTTCAAGGGTGTCCTGGAAGACAGCGCGCGCGGCGTCTTCACGGGCAAGGTCCTGGTGCGCTCGGGCGCGCAGAAGATCGAGGCGCGGCAGAACAACGCCAATCTCGTTCTCGGGAACGGC
This is a stretch of genomic DNA from Candidatus Limnocylindrales bacterium. It encodes these proteins:
- a CDS encoding SMC family ATPase, which codes for MRPLRLTMRAFGPYADEVTLDFSELRGRSLFLIHGPTGAGKTTILDAICFALFGKASGEDRSADAVRSDFADASVRTEVELDFAIGERLYRIHRAPEQDRPGGKTRRPAAATLWRLSSRGGGQEEVLASKSREASDRIVELLGFEADQFRQVVLIPQGEFRRVLVSDSKEREKILETLFGTELYRRIEEALRESGSRLRADIEKERRVLAALVEQSGAESLDDLRARCEQAEQRMSELQDRETRARAADAVATRALEQARAAAAALEELGSARAARADLERQADVHTGWRRELEAARRAQHVESDRTRLELANRHADAAAARLAAAREHAQRSVDERRDAQETLARETRRAGERAAAAEQVRQLEQALAQSERVADLTAALRSAEVGFADADGAARRSEREIGFAQARCEVLSRELEGVRAVRDQLERRRVAAAEAAERVKKLQQLAEARSLLLKQTVAVGGAQARCEQSAKRLADAVAHERDVLAAWTAGQAAVLARMLEPGQPCPVCGSGEHPHPAVAAGAVPTSEEFDAARTAVEEARSEQHAAAAALSQAREEAGVLRERRDGLERELGEWAEATLESVAAALEAARRELVEAGKADVRCRAIEKEMRERREAIEEAQADQASAQQAAANARIELEKIKTLLEELAREHGPVTDVDALTRQLAQARKRRDEMEAAFEAAKERQTRSEQALLSSQRAVADCEAEAEKSAEAARTATADLDRALAAQGFDSAAQALAARRSAAAMRELDEALSRYDAAVHASAERLARAEASAAGIAAPDLDAQTQQAAAARNALEQVVAERARMAEAARAHRQALAALTAAHEKVVALEAEYATVGRVSDVASGRNPAGISLLRFVLGALLDDVLAAASQRLRRMSHQRFALTRSGERRDRRTSGGLDLEVFDSHTGTCRPVATLSGGESFLASLSLALGLADVVQAYSGGIHLETMFVDEGFGTLDPEALDQAMSALEELQAGGRLVGIISHVPELKERVQARLEVIPGPRGSTARFVG
- a CDS encoding Rrf2 family transcriptional regulator, with the protein product MHITAQEEYGLRCLLRVAKHASDDPIRTHEVATAEGLSLEYAAKLMRVLKNGGLVVSTRGAAGGYLLARPASEISVWDVLSVLDGPLYEEKFCASHTGSQTDCAHTTDCSVRAVWRNVNNILQTALSAISLADLRRDERSTVAWLTRELAGAGRAESSSAPAVGNGSGSVSERERLA
- the sufB gene encoding Fe-S cluster assembly protein SufB, translated to MSGTTGPDARELVESGEYKWGFITDIESDVAPPGINEEIIRFISAKKNEPEFMLEWRLKAFRAWSKMAQAQGEPKWAHVRFAPIDYQGISYYAAPKQKPKLSSMDEVDPELLDTFEKLGIPLEERKLLAGVAVDAVFDSVSVATTFKDTLAKAGVIFGSFTEAVQNHPELVRKYLGSVVPITDNFYAALNSAVFTDGSFCYVPKGVKCPMELSTYFRINAANTGQFERTLIVADEGASVSYLEGCTAPMRDENQLHAAVVELVALDRAEIKYSTVQNWYPGDKQGKGGIYNFVTKRGKCAGAYSKISWTQVETGSAITWKYPSCILQGDHSVGEFYSVAVTNNYQQADTGTKMVHIGKDTKSTIISKGISAGHGQNSYRGLVQVGPNADRARNYSQCDSLLLGDKCGAHTFPYIDVRNSTAQVEHEASTSKIGEDQLFYCQQRGLSEEDAVSLIVNGFCKQVFRELPMEFAVEAQKLLGVTLEGAVG
- the sufC gene encoding Fe-S cluster assembly ATPase SufC; protein product: MSMLEIDNLHAEVEDKKILNGLSLSVGAGEVHAVMGPNGSGKSTLAQLLAGREIYTVTEGSVTFDGKNLLEMEPYVRAREGIFLSFQYPLELPGIANSYFLKAAVNAVRKHRGQDELDAVDFLMAARAKMKLVGLDEAFLHRAVNEGFSGGEKKRNEIFQMAMLEPRLAILDETDSGLDVDSLRTVAQGVNSLRAPDRAIIVITHYQRLLDYIVPDRTHVLSGGRIVRSGGPELAREVEERGYKTIAEQAQA
- the sufD gene encoding Fe-S cluster assembly protein SufD codes for the protein MSTAGDITGQFERVRARLSGRGAGWLDALRTRGLARLAEAGFPTVKHEDWKYTNVSPVLRDSLRPVLADEVRIEEAEVAAVLGGVAGLDGDSPLLVFVDGHYRAASSRHGRLPRGLRVSSLRERLEREPATLEPWLGKYLPVEAHGFAAMNTAFLDDGAVIEIDEGAIIETPVHVVFHSTSRAEPFVTHPRNVIVAGPGSSALIVEHYVGTAGARYLTNAATEIAVGRSAALGHVRVQREPESAYHVGRVQVDQEAGSSFSSHSFGIGAALSRVELPVRLGGDHAECTLSGLWALHGAQHADHHIQIDHACPCTRSRQLFKGVLEDSARGVFTGKVLVRSGAQKIEARQNNANLVLGNGAVAETRPQLEIYADDVQCTHGASIGRLDDDALFYIQQRGIDAREARRLLVYGFAIEVAESVVPPTLRQGMEAMVSERVAGLARQGEAK